One Sodalinema gerasimenkoae IPPAS B-353 DNA segment encodes these proteins:
- a CDS encoding IS1 family transposase (programmed frameshift), with protein MPHCPDCNSKRTVKNGHIHTGKQRYLCRNCGRQFVKNPTNKVIDTPTRELIDRLLLERIPMAGIARAVQVSEQWLQDYVNCKAAQTHRQVAVSPKKKGRLTVQCDELWSFVDHKGNKQWVWLALDAETREMIGAYVGSRAAESAQNLWDSLPTVYRQCAVIYTDAWEAYRQVLPSKRHRVVSKSSGKTSYIERFNNTLRQRVSRFVRRSLAFSKSLRNHISLLWNFIHHYNASLPL; from the exons ATGCCTCACTGCCCTGATTGCAATTCTAAGCGAACCGTCAAAAATGGCCACATCCACACGGGCAAGCAACGGTATCTATGCCGTAACTGTGGTCGTCAGTTTGTCAAAAACCCAACCAATAAGGTCATCGACACCCCGACTCGCGAACTCATTGACCGGCTCTTGCTAGAACGCATCCCGATGGCTGGAATTGCCCGGGCGGTTCAGGTGTCTGAGCAATGGCTGCAAGACTATGTCAACTGTAAAGCCGCCCAGACACACAGGCAAGTCGCTGTCAGTCCAAAAAAAAAGGGCCGAT TGACGGTGCAATGTGATGAACTTTGGTCGTTTGTGGATCACAAGGGCAACAAACAATGGGTCTGGTTAGCTCTCGATGCCGAGACCCGTGAGATGATCGGCGCTTATGTCGGTTCTCGCGCTGCCGAGAGTGCGCAAAACCTCTGGGATTCCCTACCCACAGTCTATCGGCAATGTGCTGTGATCTACACTGACGCTTGGGAGGCTTACCGGCAGGTGCTGCCGAGCAAACGACACCGGGTCGTCAGTAAGTCGAGTGGCAAGACCAGTTACATTGAACGGTTTAACAATACCCTCAGGCAAAGGGTTTCACGCTTTGTCCGACGCAGCTTAGCCTTCTCTAAAAGTTTACGTAATCACATCAGCCTCCTGTGGAATTTTATTCACCACTACAACGCATCATTACCTCTTTAG